A portion of the Pseudopipra pipra isolate bDixPip1 chromosome 1, bDixPip1.hap1, whole genome shotgun sequence genome contains these proteins:
- the LOC135411626 gene encoding basic proline-rich protein-like, which yields MWRPSAAAAPARLLSAQQQQPPPPVLPSLPPPPPPPTSSPPSLLPPPPQPPPPPGEGRPGPARPGLAWLGSARLGSARHRSAPLRSAPCPASPRPPPLPSTPECSAETYRAPPRGRLKGDGPARRPRRAAAARPRWSGAGVVPVGAAAGERPPGSTRPGAPRGLFPQARPRQPHKVSEPPSPPLGEAPGRSERPEPPAVPTGCGRGRAVRVPRSAALP from the coding sequence ATGTGGCGTCCGAGTGCAGCCGCAGCTCCTGCACGACTCCtctctgcccagcagcagcaaccaCCTCCCCCTGTCCTCCCTTCGCTCCCGcctccgcctcctcctcctacttcttctcctccttctctcctgcctcctccccctcagcctCCGCCTCCTCCCGGGGAAGGCCGGCCtggcccagcccggcccggcctggcctggctcggctcggctcggctcggtTCGGCTCGCCACCGCTCGGCTCCGCTCcgctctgctccctgccctgcctctccTCGCCCCCCGCCGCTCCCCTCCACTCCAGAATGTTCAGCCGAAACCTACAGGGCCCCGCCCCGTGGGCGGCTCAAAGGCGACGGCCCCGCCAGGCGGCCCCGCCGAGCCGCCGCAGCTCGGCCGCGGTGGTCGGGCGCCGGCGTGGTTCCTGTGGGAGCGGCTGCGGGGGAGCGGCCGCCCGGGAGCACCCGCCCGGGAGCACCGCGCGGCCTTTTCCCACAGGCACGTCCCCGGCAGCCGCACAAAGTGTCGGAGCCTCCCAGCCCTCCTCTCGGGGAGGCGCCCGGGCGAAGCGAACGCCCCGAGCCACCCGCGGTTCCCACCGGGTGCGGGCGCGGCCGCGCGGTGCGTGTGCCCCGGAGTGCAGCGCTGCCCTGA